In one window of Sandaracinaceae bacterium DNA:
- a CDS encoding glycogen/starch/alpha-glucan phosphorylase, producing MTPRLRSSVAPLDAAETSRTGMEPDALQRAVLDHLYYTCAKDRASATDHDLYMAMAHAMRDRLLHRWLATRHTYRAQDAKRAYYLSAEFLLGRAMAQNLLNLGLYDTAERMLSDVGVSLADILEEEPDPGLGNGGLGRLAACFLDSLAALELPGFGYGIRYEYGIFEQRIVGGRQVERADSWLREGNPWEVPRHELALAVNFYGRVEHHRDDEGRDQRRWVDTQTVVGVPYDLPIAGYGNDTVNTLRLWSARASNEFNLEVFNAGDFRRAVEEKALSEAISRVLYPADRSPEGRELRLKQQYFFCACAIHDILRRYKEVHSDLRGLPDKAAIQLNDTHPSIAIAELMRLLIDREHLDWDVAWDITERTFAYTNHTLMPEALEKWPVAMFERLLPRHLEIIYEINQRMLRRVHLHDPTDGALRARMSLIEEHPERQVRMAHLAVVGSHSVNGVAALHSELVRTRLLPDFARLWPERFNNKTNGVSPRRWLMVPNPALCALFDERVGPAWSADLHRLRELEGLPDREGLLAELAAIKLGHKRALAEYLERTVGLTFDPEAMLVAQIKRIHEYKRQLLNALHIIALYQRLKADPDGDHPARTFLVAGKAAPGYLRAKHLIHLIHDIASIVNEDPVTRDRLRVVFAPNYSVTLAEHIIPASDVSLQISLAGTEASGTGNMKLAMNGALTVGTLDGANIEIRDAVGAENFFLFGMDTDAVERRRAAGYAPQHFIDRSPALAAAIGLLEGGCFSPEDPERYLDIVGDLRHHDEYMVCADFDDYLRCHDEVTQVYRDTSRWQAMCLANIARMGGFSSDETIRRYANEIWGVSPVHVRLGADPG from the coding sequence ATGACGCCTCGTCTGCGCTCCTCCGTCGCTCCCCTCGACGCCGCCGAAACCTCGCGCACCGGGATGGAGCCCGACGCCCTGCAGCGGGCGGTGCTGGACCACCTCTACTACACCTGCGCCAAGGACCGTGCCTCGGCCACCGACCACGACCTCTACATGGCGATGGCGCACGCCATGCGCGACCGCCTGCTGCACCGCTGGCTGGCTACCCGGCACACTTACCGCGCCCAGGACGCGAAGCGCGCCTACTACCTCTCGGCGGAGTTCCTGCTGGGCCGCGCGATGGCCCAGAACCTGCTCAACCTGGGGCTATACGACACGGCCGAGCGCATGCTGAGTGACGTTGGTGTGTCGCTGGCCGACATCCTCGAGGAGGAGCCCGACCCCGGGCTCGGCAACGGGGGTCTGGGGCGGCTCGCGGCCTGCTTCCTGGACTCGCTGGCGGCGCTCGAGCTGCCCGGCTTCGGCTACGGCATCCGCTACGAGTACGGCATCTTCGAGCAGCGCATCGTGGGCGGACGGCAGGTGGAGCGCGCCGACTCCTGGCTGCGCGAGGGGAACCCGTGGGAGGTGCCCCGTCACGAGCTGGCGCTGGCCGTGAACTTCTACGGGCGCGTGGAGCATCATCGTGACGACGAGGGGCGCGACCAGCGCCGCTGGGTGGACACGCAGACCGTGGTGGGGGTGCCCTACGACCTGCCCATCGCGGGCTACGGCAACGACACGGTGAACACGCTTCGCTTGTGGTCGGCGCGCGCCTCGAACGAGTTCAACCTCGAGGTCTTCAACGCGGGTGACTTCCGGCGGGCCGTCGAGGAGAAGGCCCTGTCCGAGGCCATCAGCCGCGTGCTCTACCCGGCCGACCGCTCACCCGAGGGGCGCGAGCTGCGCCTCAAGCAGCAGTACTTCTTCTGCGCCTGCGCCATCCACGACATCCTGCGGCGCTACAAGGAGGTCCACAGCGACCTGCGCGGCCTGCCGGACAAGGCCGCCATCCAGCTGAACGACACGCACCCGTCGATCGCCATCGCGGAGCTGATGCGCCTCTTGATCGACCGCGAGCACCTGGACTGGGACGTGGCGTGGGACATCACCGAGCGCACGTTCGCCTACACCAACCACACGCTCATGCCGGAGGCGCTCGAGAAGTGGCCCGTGGCGATGTTCGAGCGGCTGCTGCCCCGGCACCTCGAGATCATCTACGAGATCAACCAGCGCATGCTGCGGCGTGTGCACCTGCACGACCCCACGGACGGGGCGCTGCGTGCGCGCATGTCGCTCATCGAAGAGCACCCGGAGCGGCAGGTGCGCATGGCCCACCTGGCCGTCGTCGGGAGCCACAGCGTGAACGGCGTCGCGGCGCTGCACTCGGAGCTGGTGCGCACGCGCTTGCTGCCCGATTTCGCGCGGCTGTGGCCCGAGCGCTTCAACAACAAGACCAACGGCGTGTCCCCCCGGCGCTGGCTGATGGTGCCCAACCCAGCCCTGTGTGCCCTCTTCGACGAGCGGGTCGGCCCAGCGTGGTCCGCCGACCTGCACCGCCTGCGCGAGCTCGAGGGCCTGCCCGACCGGGAGGGGCTGCTCGCGGAGCTGGCCGCCATCAAGCTGGGCCACAAGCGCGCCCTGGCGGAGTACCTGGAGCGCACGGTGGGGCTGACCTTCGACCCCGAGGCCATGCTGGTGGCGCAGATCAAGCGCATCCACGAGTACAAGCGTCAGCTGCTGAACGCCCTCCACATCATCGCGCTGTATCAGCGCCTCAAGGCGGACCCCGACGGCGATCATCCTGCGCGCACCTTCCTCGTCGCAGGCAAGGCCGCCCCCGGGTACCTGCGCGCCAAGCACCTGATCCACCTCATCCACGACATCGCCTCCATCGTGAACGAGGACCCGGTCACGCGGGACCGCCTGCGCGTGGTGTTCGCGCCCAACTACTCGGTCACGCTGGCCGAGCACATCATCCCGGCCTCCGACGTGTCGCTGCAGATCTCGCTGGCGGGCACCGAAGCTTCAGGCACGGGCAACATGAAGCTGGCGATGAACGGGGCCCTGACGGTGGGCACGCTCGACGGCGCCAACATCGAGATCCGCGACGCGGTGGGCGCCGAGAACTTCTTCCTCTTCGGCATGGACACGGACGCGGTGGAGCGTCGCCGCGCCGCCGGCTACGCGCCTCAGCACTTCATCGATCGTAGCCCCGCGCTGGCGGCGGCCATCGGGCTGCTGGAGGGGGGCTGCTTCTCGCCCGAGGACCCCGAGCGCTACCTGGACATCGTTGGGGACCTCCGCCACCACGACGAGTACATGGTGTGCGCCGACTTCGACGACTACCTGCGCTGCCACGACGAGGTGACACAGGTGTACCGCGACACGTCGCGCTGGCAGGCCATGTGCCTCGCGAACATCGCGCGCATGGGAGGCTTCTCCAGCGACGAGACCATCCGACGCTACGCCAACGAGATCTGGGGGGTGTCGCCCGTGCACGTGCGCCTGGGCGCGGACCCTGGCTGA
- the glgC gene encoding glucose-1-phosphate adenylyltransferase: MTQNAEHRRLASRSVALVLAGGRGSRLKQLTDRRAKPAVHFGGKYRIVDFALSNCLNSGLRRIYVLTQYKSHSLLRHIQRGWSFLRADVNEFVDLLPAQQRVDESMWYRGTADAVWQNLDILRAEGPEYVVILAGDHIYKMDYAAMLEEHVARGADCSVACVEVPRDQAREFGVMDTDASGRIISFLEKPAEPPCVPGKPEVSLASMGIYVCNAEFLYDSLVRDAKDEGSTHDFGRDFIPSFVSSAKLYAHDFSKSCQRSGNEHGNYWRDVGTLDAYWEASLDLTSVTPELDLYDPNWRIFTHSSQLAPAKFVFDDAGRRGTAMDSVVSEGVIVSGAEVRRSLLSTQARVNSYASLQQAVILPEVNIGRHARLNKVIVDRGVNIPEGLVVGEDPVLDAQRFERTPGGVCLISAEMIAALG, translated from the coding sequence ATGACACAGAACGCAGAACACCGCCGCCTCGCGTCACGTTCGGTCGCGCTCGTGCTCGCGGGGGGCCGCGGCTCGCGCCTGAAGCAGCTCACGGACCGGCGCGCCAAGCCCGCGGTGCACTTCGGAGGCAAGTACCGCATCGTCGACTTCGCGCTGTCCAACTGCCTCAACTCGGGGCTGCGCCGCATCTACGTCCTGACGCAGTACAAGTCGCACAGCCTCTTGCGACACATCCAGCGCGGGTGGTCTTTCTTGCGGGCAGACGTGAACGAGTTCGTCGACCTGCTGCCCGCGCAGCAGCGCGTGGACGAGTCCATGTGGTACCGCGGCACGGCCGACGCCGTGTGGCAGAACCTCGACATCCTGCGCGCGGAGGGCCCGGAGTACGTGGTCATCCTCGCGGGCGACCACATCTACAAGATGGACTACGCGGCCATGCTGGAGGAGCACGTGGCGCGCGGCGCCGACTGCTCGGTGGCCTGTGTGGAGGTGCCGCGGGACCAGGCGCGCGAGTTCGGCGTGATGGACACGGACGCGAGCGGCCGCATCATCAGCTTCCTCGAGAAGCCCGCCGAGCCACCGTGCGTGCCAGGCAAGCCCGAGGTGTCCCTGGCCAGCATGGGCATCTACGTTTGCAACGCCGAGTTCCTGTACGACTCGCTGGTGCGCGACGCCAAGGACGAGGGCTCCACGCACGACTTCGGGCGCGACTTCATCCCCTCGTTCGTGAGCAGCGCGAAGCTGTACGCGCACGACTTCTCGAAGAGCTGCCAGCGCAGCGGCAACGAGCACGGCAACTACTGGCGCGACGTGGGGACGCTCGACGCGTACTGGGAGGCCAGCCTGGACCTCACCAGCGTCACCCCCGAGCTGGACCTCTACGACCCCAACTGGCGCATCTTCACGCACAGCTCGCAGCTGGCGCCCGCCAAGTTCGTGTTCGACGACGCCGGCCGGCGCGGGACGGCCATGGACAGCGTCGTGTCCGAGGGGGTCATCGTGTCGGGCGCGGAGGTGCGGCGGTCGCTGCTGTCCACGCAGGCGCGCGTCAACTCGTACGCGTCGCTGCAGCAGGCCGTCATCCTGCCCGAGGTCAACATCGGCCGGCACGCGCGCCTGAACAAGGTCATCGTCGACCGGGGCGTGAACATCCCCGAGGGCCTGGTGGTGGGCGAGGACCCGGTGTTGGACGCGCAGCGCTTCGAACGCACGCCAGGCGGGGTGTGCCTGATCAGCGCGGAGATGATCGCCGCGCTGGGCTGA
- a CDS encoding CehA/McbA family metallohydrolase produces MHTTRLLSPVALGLLLALPQTARAETVLDLDGTAPDGDETHFFVTFEVPADIAEIEVRHSSVASDNILDFGLEDPNGFRGWGGGNTEPAVVGLDRASRSYVPGPIPAGTWRVVVGKAQVNVLPAQYTLQVILRTAAETTLAAQPERAPYEDPGALAVGRRFYAGDFHVHSRESGDAHPTLDEIATVARANGLDFVVITDHNTHTALDFLNDAQARHPDLLFIPGVEFTTYAGHANAIGATTWVNHRVGVDTTIDDAAAAYRAQGALFSINHPALSLGDLCIGCAWNHDLPDEAIDGIEIMTGATTVAQMAFLRPSVALWDGLCARGRHVAALGGSDDHRAGEGTGTLDSPIGSPTTMVEADELSVAAILEGIRQRRTVVRITGMAAPMVELGAREGLVGDTVTARRAHLEVRVTGGQGRTLQLLKNGEPQGDAVAVDADPFTLSLEVLAPAEGEDRYRAEVVESRRQVTLTSHVYVRAPVGGGGCSVGMNQSEPAHGALRWAALALAAALALRVRRRRTGARGPHT; encoded by the coding sequence GTGCACACGACTCGCCTGCTCTCCCCCGTCGCGCTCGGGCTGCTGCTCGCGCTCCCCCAGACCGCCCGCGCGGAGACCGTCTTGGACCTGGACGGGACGGCCCCCGACGGCGACGAGACGCACTTCTTCGTGACCTTCGAGGTGCCCGCGGACATCGCCGAGATCGAGGTGCGCCACAGCTCGGTGGCGAGCGACAACATCCTCGACTTCGGCCTCGAGGACCCGAACGGCTTCCGTGGCTGGGGCGGGGGCAACACCGAGCCCGCCGTGGTGGGGCTCGACCGCGCGTCGCGCAGCTACGTGCCGGGGCCCATCCCGGCGGGCACCTGGCGCGTGGTGGTGGGCAAGGCGCAGGTGAACGTGCTGCCCGCGCAGTACACCCTGCAGGTCATCCTGCGCACCGCGGCGGAGACCACGCTCGCCGCGCAGCCCGAGCGCGCTCCCTATGAAGACCCGGGCGCCCTCGCGGTGGGCCGGCGCTTCTACGCGGGGGACTTCCACGTGCACTCGCGCGAGAGCGGCGACGCGCACCCCACCCTCGACGAGATCGCCACCGTGGCGCGCGCGAACGGGCTCGATTTCGTGGTCATCACCGACCACAACACACACACGGCCCTCGACTTCCTGAACGACGCGCAGGCGCGACACCCGGACCTGCTGTTCATCCCGGGCGTGGAGTTCACCACCTACGCCGGGCACGCCAACGCCATCGGCGCGACCACCTGGGTCAACCACCGCGTCGGCGTGGACACCACCATCGACGACGCGGCCGCGGCCTACCGAGCCCAGGGCGCGCTGTTCTCCATCAACCACCCCGCGCTCAGCCTGGGCGACCTGTGCATCGGCTGCGCCTGGAACCACGATCTGCCGGACGAGGCCATCGACGGTATCGAGATCATGACCGGCGCGACCACCGTCGCCCAGATGGCGTTCCTTCGGCCCAGCGTCGCGCTGTGGGATGGGCTGTGCGCCCGCGGACGCCACGTGGCCGCGCTGGGGGGCAGTGACGACCACCGCGCCGGCGAGGGGACCGGCACGCTCGATTCACCGATCGGGTCCCCCACGACCATGGTGGAGGCGGACGAGCTCTCCGTGGCCGCGATCCTCGAGGGCATCCGGCAGAGACGCACCGTGGTGCGCATCACGGGCATGGCGGCCCCGATGGTCGAGCTCGGCGCGCGGGAAGGGCTGGTGGGTGACACCGTCACGGCGCGGCGCGCGCACCTCGAGGTGCGCGTCACGGGAGGCCAGGGCCGCACGCTCCAGCTGCTGAAGAACGGCGAGCCGCAAGGCGACGCCGTGGCGGTCGACGCCGACCCCTTCACGTTGTCGCTCGAGGTGCTGGCGCCTGCGGAAGGCGAGGACCGCTACCGCGCCGAGGTGGTGGAGTCCCGCCGGCAGGTCACGCTCACCAGCCACGTGTACGTGCGCGCCCCCGTCGGCGGAGGGGGCTGCAGCGTGGGTATGAACCAGAGCGAGCCAGCCCACGGCGCGCTGCGCTGGGCGGCGCTCGCGCTCGCTGCGGCCTTGGCGCTCCGCGTTCGCCGTCGCCGCACCGGAGCTCGAGGCCCGCACACGTAG
- the glgA gene encoding glycogen synthase GlgA: MLASRRRPRYPPHAVRVLHVLSELYPLVKTGGLADVGGALTLALLDRGVAVHVLLPGYPAVMRALGASRVLFEDQNFFGGGPARILCGELVPPHLPAYVLDCPGLYLRDGGPYADPQGRDWPDNHRRFAALSWAGRMLAEGLDRGDRPDVVHTHDWQTGLVPAYLHFSDVRGPRPRTVHTIHNLAYSGSFDASLLPELALPSEAYTLEGVEFYGRVSVMKAGLVYADRITTVSRTYAQEIQASEHGCGFEGLLRVRAEVLQGIVNGIDEREWDPARDPHLPANYARVDMSGKAACKAALQRRMGLTVDPDAPLLGVVSRLAWLKGLDLLPEAVLPALAQGAQLLVLGTGDPELEAAFRALAAAHPGRVAVRIGFDESLAHLIEAGSDALLVPSRVEPCGLTQLYALRYGTVPVVRRTGGLADTVTDATPAALADGTATGVVFDEASVPALTQALARTLALYADAEAFQALRENGMQRALGWDTVAVEYEALYQALLRSPS, translated from the coding sequence CTGCTGGCCTCTAGGCGGCGCCCGCGCTATCCGCCTCATGCCGTGCGCGTCCTCCACGTCCTCTCGGAGCTCTATCCCCTGGTCAAGACGGGCGGCCTCGCCGACGTCGGCGGCGCGCTGACGCTGGCCCTGCTCGACCGAGGCGTCGCGGTCCACGTGCTGCTGCCGGGCTATCCGGCGGTGATGCGCGCCCTGGGCGCGAGCCGCGTGCTGTTCGAGGACCAGAACTTCTTCGGGGGTGGCCCCGCCCGCATCTTGTGCGGCGAGCTGGTCCCGCCGCACCTGCCCGCGTACGTGCTGGACTGTCCGGGGCTCTACCTGCGTGACGGGGGGCCCTACGCCGATCCGCAGGGGCGCGACTGGCCCGACAACCACCGACGCTTCGCGGCCCTGTCGTGGGCCGGGCGCATGCTGGCCGAGGGGCTCGACCGCGGCGACCGACCCGACGTGGTGCACACCCACGACTGGCAGACGGGGCTGGTGCCGGCCTACCTGCACTTCTCGGACGTTCGCGGGCCGCGTCCCCGCACGGTGCACACCATCCACAACCTCGCGTACAGCGGCAGCTTCGACGCCTCGCTGCTGCCCGAGCTGGCGCTGCCGAGCGAGGCCTACACGCTCGAAGGGGTGGAGTTCTACGGGCGTGTGTCGGTGATGAAGGCAGGCCTCGTGTACGCCGACCGCATCACGACGGTGAGTCGCACCTACGCGCAGGAGATCCAAGCGAGCGAGCACGGGTGTGGCTTCGAGGGCCTGCTCCGCGTACGCGCCGAGGTCCTCCAAGGCATCGTGAACGGCATCGACGAGCGCGAGTGGGACCCCGCCCGCGACCCGCACCTGCCGGCGAACTACGCGCGGGTCGACATGAGCGGCAAGGCCGCGTGCAAGGCCGCGCTCCAGCGGCGCATGGGGCTCACGGTGGACCCGGACGCGCCGCTGCTCGGCGTGGTCAGCCGCCTGGCCTGGCTGAAGGGCCTCGACCTGCTGCCGGAGGCCGTGCTGCCCGCGCTTGCACAAGGCGCCCAGCTGCTCGTGCTGGGCACGGGCGACCCCGAGCTCGAGGCCGCGTTCCGCGCGCTCGCCGCCGCCCACCCCGGACGCGTCGCGGTGCGCATCGGCTTCGACGAGTCGCTGGCGCACCTGATCGAGGCGGGTAGCGACGCGCTGTTGGTGCCTTCGCGGGTGGAGCCCTGCGGGCTGACGCAGCTGTACGCGCTGCGCTACGGGACGGTCCCGGTGGTGCGTCGTACGGGAGGCCTGGCGGACACGGTGACCGACGCGACACCTGCCGCGCTGGCGGACGGTACGGCCACGGGCGTGGTGTTCGACGAGGCGAGCGTGCCGGCCCTCACGCAGGCTCTCGCGCGCACCCTCGCGCTCTACGCCGACGCCGAGGCGTTCCAAGCGCTGCGCGAGAACGGGATGCAGCGCGCGCTGGGCTGGGACACCGTCGCGGTCGAGTACGAGGCGCTGTACCAGGCCCTCCTTCGGAGCCCGTCATGA
- a CDS encoding molybdopterin-dependent oxidoreductase, with translation MTTPIPTFCRVCEPSCGLRAEVVDGRVERLLPDASHPVSAGFACQKGMNYVGIHRDPDRLDTPLRRAPDGSFEATTWDAAIADIAGTLARIRDEHGSDAIAGYIGNPTAFNALASQAITEFFGGLGTRSVFSSGTQDCSNKFAGAEAVFGTSTLHPLPDIARTDCLLVFGENPRVSHMSFISIADPMAKLRAACERGARVVYINPRHIESASPTSGEVLQILPDTDLYLMAALLHEIDAQGGFREGVIAAHGKHIEGLRAFIAPYSAAAVADVVGVPAETIRELAHAFSSAERAAVHMSTGVNMGRQGTLCYWLLQMLSFVTGNLDAPGGNFYGEGFYPAAKAGRVQQEQPFFDSPFGELRHVRGALPGNLFPDMVLDAERPLRALIVLAGNPVLSAGGEPRWREALSQLELLVVIDLVRNATGEHAHYLLPSTDMLERADINICGLGMQYEPYVQYTPAVVPPAGERREEWWILARLQHAMGMPSLLDAEPPAPFARLDRMLARSGLSIAELAARPDGVAVLPPPAQGRFYTELVQTPDRRVDCCPPLFAEALSQARAIFDELRAAPPRFRLINLRTPFMQNSWYHNIPKLKRGRHAHNPLHLSPEDMAALGLAEGDPVHVESAHGRLLASAHGDRSLRPGVVAMTHGWGNAGSTGLRVARAHPGVNVNALLPTGPGSYEKLSNQAFMTGVPVSVSAAN, from the coding sequence ATGACCACCCCCATCCCGACCTTCTGCCGTGTCTGCGAACCCTCGTGCGGTCTGCGCGCCGAGGTCGTGGACGGACGCGTGGAGCGCCTCCTGCCGGACGCCTCGCACCCCGTCTCCGCGGGCTTCGCGTGCCAGAAGGGCATGAACTACGTCGGGATCCACCGCGACCCCGACCGCCTGGACACGCCACTGCGACGCGCGCCCGATGGGTCCTTCGAGGCGACCACGTGGGACGCGGCCATTGCCGACATCGCGGGCACCCTCGCGCGCATCCGCGACGAGCACGGCAGCGACGCCATCGCGGGCTACATCGGCAACCCGACGGCTTTCAACGCGCTCGCCTCGCAGGCCATCACGGAGTTCTTCGGGGGGCTCGGGACCCGCAGCGTGTTCAGCTCGGGCACGCAGGACTGCTCCAACAAGTTCGCGGGGGCCGAGGCCGTCTTCGGCACCAGCACCCTGCACCCGCTGCCGGACATCGCGCGCACCGACTGCCTGCTCGTCTTCGGAGAGAACCCGCGCGTCTCGCACATGAGCTTCATCTCCATCGCGGACCCCATGGCCAAGCTCCGCGCGGCCTGCGAGCGCGGCGCGCGCGTGGTGTACATCAACCCGCGGCACATCGAGTCGGCCAGCCCGACCTCGGGCGAGGTGCTGCAGATCCTCCCGGACACCGACCTCTACCTGATGGCCGCGCTGCTGCACGAGATCGACGCGCAGGGCGGGTTCCGTGAGGGCGTCATCGCGGCGCACGGCAAGCACATCGAGGGCCTGCGCGCGTTCATCGCGCCCTACTCCGCTGCCGCCGTGGCCGACGTCGTGGGCGTGCCCGCCGAGACCATCCGCGAGCTGGCACACGCCTTCAGCTCGGCCGAACGCGCCGCGGTGCACATGTCCACCGGGGTGAACATGGGGCGGCAGGGCACGCTCTGTTACTGGCTGCTGCAGATGCTCAGCTTCGTCACGGGCAACCTCGACGCGCCAGGCGGCAACTTCTACGGCGAGGGCTTCTACCCGGCCGCGAAGGCTGGACGCGTGCAGCAGGAGCAGCCGTTCTTCGACTCGCCGTTCGGAGAGCTGCGCCACGTGCGCGGCGCCCTGCCCGGCAACTTGTTCCCCGACATGGTGCTGGACGCGGAGCGCCCGCTGCGCGCGCTGATCGTCCTGGCCGGGAACCCCGTGCTCAGCGCGGGTGGTGAGCCGCGTTGGCGTGAAGCCCTGTCTCAGCTGGAGCTGCTGGTGGTGATCGACCTGGTGCGCAACGCGACCGGCGAGCACGCGCACTACCTGCTGCCGTCCACCGACATGCTGGAGCGCGCGGACATCAACATCTGCGGCCTGGGCATGCAGTACGAGCCCTACGTGCAGTACACACCCGCCGTGGTACCCCCTGCGGGTGAGCGCCGTGAGGAGTGGTGGATCCTCGCGCGCCTCCAGCACGCCATGGGGATGCCATCCCTGCTCGACGCCGAGCCGCCCGCGCCGTTCGCGCGCCTCGACCGCATGCTCGCGCGCAGCGGGCTCTCCATCGCCGAGCTCGCCGCGCGGCCCGACGGAGTGGCCGTGCTGCCGCCCCCAGCGCAGGGGCGCTTCTACACGGAGCTCGTGCAGACCCCCGACCGGCGCGTCGACTGCTGCCCACCGCTCTTCGCCGAGGCCCTCTCGCAGGCGCGCGCGATCTTCGACGAGCTGCGGGCGGCGCCACCTCGCTTTCGTCTCATCAACTTGCGCACGCCGTTCATGCAGAACAGCTGGTACCACAACATCCCGAAGCTCAAGCGCGGCCGGCACGCGCACAACCCGCTGCACTTGAGCCCCGAAGACATGGCGGCGCTGGGGCTCGCCGAAGGAGACCCCGTGCATGTAGAGAGCGCCCACGGTCGGCTGCTGGCTTCGGCGCACGGGGACCGCAGCCTGCGGCCCGGCGTAGTGGCCATGACGCACGGCTGGGGCAACGCCGGGAGCACTGGACTACGCGTGGCGCGCGCGCACCCCGGGGTGAACGTCAACGCGCTCTTGCCGACGGGGCCGGGCAGCTACGAGAAGCTGAGCAACCAGGCGTTCATGACGGGCGTGCCCGTGTCGGTTTCGGCAGCGAACTGA
- a CDS encoding TetR/AcrR family transcriptional regulator — translation MLFGGSTPEDGPDPLAEKILDAAYEQFRLLGIRRSSMDDIAKRAGVGRVTIYRRFENKDRLVQTLLLRETQRAVARVDERTSQPAKVEDRMAESFVAAMQEVRSHPLLLALLRTEPETILPLLTVKASLGLAFARTYVANKLREGRAEMGLPDVNLDPVAEIFARMSLSMLLTPRTSLPVEDDEEARAFARRHLVPMVLWDAPPA, via the coding sequence ATGCTGTTCGGCGGGAGCACCCCCGAGGACGGCCCCGACCCACTGGCCGAGAAGATCTTGGACGCCGCGTACGAGCAGTTTCGCCTGCTCGGCATCCGTCGTAGCTCGATGGACGACATCGCCAAGCGCGCGGGCGTGGGGCGCGTGACCATCTACCGGCGCTTCGAGAACAAGGACCGCCTGGTGCAGACGCTGCTGCTGCGTGAGACGCAGCGCGCGGTGGCCCGCGTGGACGAGCGCACGTCGCAGCCGGCCAAGGTAGAGGACCGCATGGCGGAGTCCTTCGTGGCCGCCATGCAGGAGGTGCGCTCGCACCCGCTGCTGCTGGCGCTGCTGCGCACCGAGCCCGAGACCATCCTGCCGCTGCTCACCGTCAAGGCCAGCTTGGGCCTGGCGTTCGCGCGCACCTACGTTGCCAACAAGCTGCGCGAGGGGCGCGCCGAGATGGGCCTGCCCGACGTCAACCTGGACCCGGTCGCGGAGATCTTCGCGCGCATGTCGCTGTCCATGCTGCTCACGCCGCGCACGTCGCTGCCCGTCGAGGATGACGAGGAGGCCCGCGCCTTCGCGCGCCGGCACCTGGTCCCGATGGTGCTCTGGGACGCGCCGCCCGCCTGA